A single Lactuca sativa cultivar Salinas chromosome 8, Lsat_Salinas_v11, whole genome shotgun sequence DNA region contains:
- the LOC111919749 gene encoding protein NEDD1, whose translation MNFADPAMSLLAASGGDTVKLFDVSMDPGDPCILSHTPSPGSQVNSVKWNHTNLVVASAGDDKRISLWRKNGQSMGTIPTAGSDSGDNAEESIFTINFSSKASRYICSGGSGQTVRIWDLQRRKCIKWLKGHTDTITDVKYNCKDEHLASISLSGDLIIHNLASGARATELKDPNGQVLRVLDYSRISRHLLVTAGDDGSVHLWDTTGRNPKVSWLKQHSAPTAGVSFSPSNDKMIASVGLDKKLYTFDSGSRRPSYCIPYESPFSSVAFRDDGHTLAAGTTTGQVVFYDVRAKPQPFTVLRAYANSEAVTSLCWQRSKPIYVNEKTCTPDTALMGGTVDDSIVMPDPLPSATTSAHLISAARISRAGSGPSPELVTPSMSESSTSEETPLRSTLRAGGLARLHAPRSYNYKDDMEVFSPLVEVQPITPSFDKLWEGTKKDFDKKTSLLFPSSKRFVSSSDVGSDPHSIFDWKPSSTLTQDDNQTPISQPPSSSPKSEEPSSITPPEAWGGERLSDKFIRPPRQQVSLPSRFAAMTSSSTGSMLTGLEDLSSGLPPLANLRVYDSSSTSNQDSPLASLSVGIKGSLESSTPTRRFSSYAERISTNPSFSDGTSTAVGVGSPKMMKKTGGETREELLNSLTPRHDMSSAAMESMNGALETQAQKTNSSQQGSSFSLQLFQGTLDEALGSFQKSIHEDVRNLHIEVLRQFHMQEMQTSNAMRAILENQAELMKEIQLLRKENQELRQLL comes from the exons ATGAACTTCGCCGATCCAGCAATGTCGCTTTTGGCCGCTAGCGGCGGCGACACCGTTAAACTTTTCGATGTCTCGATGGATCCTGGCGATCCTTGTATTCTCAGCCACACGCCTTCACCCGGTTCTCAAGTTAACTCCGTAAAGTGGAATCATACGA ATTTGGTGGTGGCTAGTGCTGGTGATGATAAAAGGATATCGTTATGGCGAAAGAATGGTCAAAGCATGGGAACTATTCCTACGGCCGGCAGCGACAGTGGTGACAATGCTGAG GAGTCTATTTTCACTATCAACTTCAGTTCCAAAGCATCTCGTTACATTTGTTCCGGTGGAAGTGGTCAAACTGTGAGAATATGGGATTTACAGAGAAGAAAGTGTATAAAGTGGTTAAAAGGTCACACAGACACAATAACAGATGTGAAATACAATTGCAAAGACGAACATCTAGCTTCCATTAGTCTTAGTGGTGATCTTATAATTCACAACCTTGCATCAGGTGCAAGGGCTACTGAACTCAAGGATCCAAATGGACAG GTCTTGAGGGTGCTTGATTATTCACGGATTAGCAGACACCTTTTAGTGACAGCTGGCGATGATGGCTCTGTTCATTTATGGGATACAACTGGTCGCAACCCAAAAGTTTCTTGGTTAAAGCAGCATTCTGCACCAACTGCTGGTGTTAGTTTTTCACCTTCAAATGACAAG ATGATTGCTAGTGTGGGACTGGATAAAAAGCTATACACTTTTGACTCAGGATCAAGACGACCTTCATATTGCATACCCTATGAATCCCCTTTTTCTTCAGTGGCTTTTCGTGATGATGGACATACTTTAGCAGCTGGAACAACAACTGGACAGGTGGTGTTTTATGATGTTCGTGCAAAGCCTCAACCTTTTACTGTTCTTCGCGCATATGCAAATTCTGAG GCTGTGACAAGTTTATGTTGGCAAAGATCAAAACCAatatatgtaaatgaaaaaacttGCACACCAGATACAGCTTTAATGGGAGGCACTGTGGATGATTCAATTGTGATGCCTGACCCTCTTCCATCAGCAACAACATCTGCCCATTTAATCTCTGCTGCCCGAATTTCCCGGGCAGGATCCGGACCCTCTCCAGAGCTAGTTACCCCATCAATGTCTGAATCATCTACAAGTGAAGAAACGCCACTGAGAAGCACATTAAGGGCTGGTGGGTTAGCAAGATTACATGCTCCAAGAAGTTATAATTACAAAGATGACATGGAGGTTTTTTCTCCACTTGTGGAAGTTCAACCAATTACTCCCTCTTTTGATAAGCTATGGGAAGGAACTAAAAAAGATTTTGACAAAAAGACTTCTCTTTTGTTTCCTTCATCAAAAAGATTTGTTTCATCTTCTGATGTAGGCAGTGATCCTCACTCCATTTTTGACTGGAAACCTAGCTCAACTTTAACACAG GATGATAACCAGACTCCAATCTCTCAGCCaccatcttcttctccaaaaaGTGAAGAACCATCATCCATTACACCTCCAGAAGCATGGGGTGGTGAGAGATTATCCGATAAGTTCATCCGTCCGCCACGTCAGCAAGTGTCACTACCTTCACGATTTGCAGCGATGACATCATCTTCCACGGGGTCTATGCTGACTGGACTTGAGGATCTTAGTTCAGGGTTGCCACCATTAGCTAATCTTCGTGTGTATGACAGCTCATCAACATCTAATCAAGATAGCCCTTTAGCATCTCTTTCAGTTGGCATAAAAGGGAGCTTAGAATCTTCAACTCCAACACGAAGATTTTCAAGTTATGCTGAGAGGATAAGCACTAATCCGTCTTTTAGTGATGGGACTTCAACAGCTGTGGGTGTGGGATCCCCAAAAATGATGAAGAAAACAGGAGGTGAAACGAGAGAAGAGCTTTTGAATAGCTTGACACCTAGGCATGACATGTCATCGGCTGCCATGGAATCCATGAAT GGTGCATTGGAGACACAAGCACAGAAAACAAATAGTTCACAACAGGGATCTTCGTTTTCTCTGCAACTGTTTCAAGGGACTCTTGATGAAGCTCTTGGTTCTTTTCAGAAATCCATTCATGAAGATGTTAGAAATCTTCATATTGAAGTTCTAAGACAATTTCATATGCAAGAG atgCAAACGTCGAATGCAATGAGGGCGATTTTGGAAAATCAGGCAGAGCTTATGAAGGAAATTCAATTGTTGCGTAAAGAGAATCAGGAACTTCGACAGCTTTTGTGA